From the genome of Penaeus chinensis breed Huanghai No. 1 chromosome 37, ASM1920278v2, whole genome shotgun sequence, one region includes:
- the LOC125045536 gene encoding rRNA-processing protein UTP23 homolog: protein MKIRRHKKAQRILGFYRNNFNIRPPYTVLLDGTFCYAALEGKVKIAEDIPKYLESPETKLLTTQCIILEVEKLKILKKNLHGSYMIVKQFPVQVCGHEGRPVPASSCIKSLLKKENPMKFIIASQDNELKSHIHECVPGTPVLYLHGSAPTLEKPTENSQAEAMNTHSTITTHEQKTLQSLKRKLIGEEQVEPERKKKKTKNPNPLSCKKSKKVKKPQQQQQTEEGKSKRKRKKHKKPGSTQHHIQQEAL, encoded by the exons ATGAAGATCAGGCGTCACAAGAAAGCCCAGAGAATCTTAGGGTTTTATCGAAATAACTTTAACATTCGCCCACCGTATACTGTCTTGTTAGATGGGACTTTCTGTTATGCGGCTTTAGAG GGAAAGGTGAAAATTGCAGAAGATATTCCAAAATACCTAGAGTCACCAGAGACTAAACTACTCACAACCCAGTGCATAATTTTAGAAGTCGAAAAGCTAAAGATATTAA aaaaaaatttgCATGGGTCATATATGATAGTGAAGCAGTTTCCTGTTCAAGTTTGTGGCCATGAAGGAAGGCCTGTGCCAGCTTCTTCATGCATCAAATCTCTGCTCAAGAAGGAAAACCCAATGAA ATTTATTATTGCCTCTCAAGACAATGAATTAAAGAGTCACATCCATGAATGCGTACCAGGTACTCCTGTGCTTTACCTTCATGGTAGTGCCCCCACTCTTGAGAAACCAACAGAAAACTCTCAGGCAGAGGCTATGAACACACACAG TACCATTACAACACATGAGCAGAAAACCCTTCAGTCTCTCAAGAGAAAGTTGATTGGTGAAGAGCAGGTAGaaccagagaggaagaagaaaaagacaaagaacccaAACCCCCTTTCATGTAAGAAGAGTAAAAAAGTGAAGAAAcctcagcaacagcaacagacagaagaaggaaagagcaaaagaaagaggaagaaacacaaGAAGCCTGGGTCCACTCAACACCACATTCAGCAAGAAGCATTGTGA